The Apis mellifera strain DH4 linkage group LG13, Amel_HAv3.1, whole genome shotgun sequence genome includes a region encoding these proteins:
- the LOC410448 gene encoding carcinine transporter isoform X1, which translates to MEHLDENRTSGSANIEATAGSAENEDGFDLDDLLPIVGEFGRYQKQLLWLVCLPACLPCGFCAFNQLFMADTPPHWCKVPGLESLDVSRRRRLAIPTIQDDNETYSQCTRYDIDWTAENISVVTTASFVANSSWPVVPCDHGWEYETSEVKSSIVIDFNLVCDYAIYPTIGLVALNTGGPIGVYLFGTLNDRIGRRLSFFTCLATLITGGFLTSISNSFWTWAATRVVVGLTIPAIYQIPFIISLELVGPNYRSFVTVMTCSFYTMGLCMLAGVTYLIRDWRTLAVVTSAPFLLYILYWWFLPESPRWLLAKGRLGEANDILERLAKVNGKELPLSFTQKLRQRMMMSRSKSEEERLRSGPGVLSLFKTPNMRLKTCLITLNWFANNMVYVGLSYYGPALGNEEHLSFFFSSLAEIPSYMACWVVMDRWGRRWPLCLCMVVAGISCITTVLLSPDAVVTTLILFLLSKSAISASFLIIYPFAGELYPTQLRGVAIGFSAYISGLGLIIIPFVTYLGKENLVLPLVILGVVSVIGGLSGLRLPETLHHRLPQTVEEGELFGKDWTCADCFRCVPTKPSSAAASYEDLSARETVEMHEVPEAPIPQRLLEDQQRPSGASVRRLVRQSSVMDTQRDSDGSIKMTYWF; encoded by the exons ATGGAGCATTTGGATGAGAATCGAACCTCCGGGTCGGCGAACATCGAGGCGACGGCTGGTAGCGCGGAAAATGAA GATGGCTTCGATCTCGACGATCTTTTACCGATCGTCGGCGAATTCGGCCGTTATCAGAAACAACTTCTCTGGCTCGTGTGCCTTCCGGCGTGTCTCCCATGCGGCTTTTGCGCCTTCAACCAGCTGTTCATGGCCGACACGCCACCCCACTGGTGCAAAGTGCCGGGGTTGGAGAGTCTGGATGTCTCTCGAAGAAGGAGACTCGCGATTCCTACCATTCAG GACGACAATGAAACGTACAGTCAATGCACGCGATACGATATCGATTGGACGGCGGAAAACATTTCCGTGGTGACAACAGCCTCGTTCGTGGCAAATTCATCGTGGCCCGTTGTTCCATGCGATCATGGTTGGGAGTACGAGACGTCGGAAGTGAAATCTTCTATCGTTATCGAT TTTAATCTCGTATGCGATTATGCGATTTATCCAACGATCGGATTAGTCGCTTTAAACACAGGTGGACCAATTGGGGTGTACCTTTTCGGTACATTGAACGACAG AATTGGCAGAAGATTGTCCTTCTTCACGTGTCTGGCCACTTTGATAACCGGTGGATTTTTGACATCCATATCGAACAGCTTCTGGACGTGGGCCGCAACAAGGGTGGTCGTCGGTTTGACCATCCCGGCTATTTATCAAATTccgtttattatat CTTTGGAACTGGTTGGCCCAAATTATCGATCATTCGTGACAGTGATGACTTGCAGTTTCTATACAATGGGATTGTGCATGTTGGCCGGTGTCACGTATTTGATAAGAGATTGGAGAACGTTAGCCGTAGTCACGAGTGCGCCGTTTCTTTTGTACATCCTATACTGGTG GTTCTTGCCAGAGTCACCGAGATGGTTGTTGGCGAAGGGTCGGTTGGGCGAGGCGAACGATATATTGGAACGATTGGCGAAAGTAAATGGAAAAGAGTTGCCACTTTCTTTCACGCAAAAATTACGACAACGAATGATGATGTCACGGTCCAAAagtgaagaagaaagattacGAAGCGGTCCTGGTGTTTTATCACTTTTCAAAACTCCAAATATGCGATTAAAAACGTGCCTGATCACTCTAAATTG gtTCGCGAACAACATGGTTTACGTCGGATTATCGTATTATGGGCCAGCATTGGGTAACGAGGAACACTTGAGCTTCTTCTTCTCATCTCTTGCCGAGATTCCGAGCTACATGGCTTGCTGGGTCGTGATGGATCGATGGGGTCGCCGTTGGCCTCTTTGCCTGTGCATGGTGGTGGCTGGAATCTCGTGCATTACCACAGTTCTTTTGTCACCCG ATGCGGTTGTGACCACGCTAATTCTATTCCTCTTATCGAAATCCGCGATATCGGCCTcctttctaattatatatccgTTCGCCGGTGAACTTTACCCCACGCAATTGCGCGGCGTAGCGATCGGTTTCTCTGCCTACATCAGCGGTCTCGGATTAATAATCATTCCCTTTGTTACGTATCTC GGGAAGGAAAACTTGGTGCTGCCCCTCGTAATTCTTGGCGTCGTATCTGTGATCGGCGGATTGTCCGGCCTGCGTTTGCCCGAGACTCTGCATCATCGATTGCCCCAAACCGTCGAGGAAGGGGAATTGTTCGGGAAGGATTGGACCTGTGCCGATTGTTTTCGTTGCGTACCAACCAA ACCTTCGTCGGCGGCTGCGTCTTACGAGGATCTGTCGGCGAGAGAGACGGTGGAGATGCACGAAGTACCCGAGGCGCCGATACCTCAGAGGTTGTTGGAGGATCAGCAAAGACCGAGCGGAGCGAGCGTGCGCCGGCTTGTTAGGCAATCCAGCGTGATGGACACGCAACGGGATTCGGACGGGTCCATTAAGATGACTTATTGGTTTTAG
- the LOC410448 gene encoding carcinine transporter isoform X2 — protein MEHLDENRTSGSANIEATAGSAENEDGFDLDDLLPIVGEFGRYQKQLLWLVCLPACLPCGFCAFNQLFMADTPPHWCKVPGLESLDVSRRRRLAIPTIQDDNETYSQCTRYDIDWTAENISVVTTASFVANSSWPVVPCDHGWEYETSEVKSSIVIDFNLVCDYAIYPTIGLVALNTGGPIGVYLFGTLNDRIGRRLSFFTCLATLITGGFLTSISNSFWTWAATRVVVGLTIPAIYQIPFIISLELVGPNYRSFVTVMTCSFYTMGLCMLAGVTYLIRDWRTLAVVTSAPFLLYILYWWFLPESPRWLLAKGRLGEANDILERLAKVNGKELPLSFTQKLRQRMMMSRSKSEEERLRSGPGVLSLFKTPNMRLKTCLITLNWFANNMVYVGLSYYGPALGNEEHLSFFFSSLAEIPSYMACWVVMDRWGRRWPLCLCMVVAGISCITTVLLSPDAVVTTLILFLLSKSAISASFLIIYPFAGELYPTQLRGVAIGFSAYISGLGLIIIPFVTYLGKENLVLPLVILGVVSVIGGLSGLRLPETLHHRLPQTVEEGELFGKDWTCADCFRCVPTKFRFFGWIVDLRRRLRLTRICRRERRWRCTKYPRRRYLRGCWRISKDRAERACAGLLGNPA, from the exons ATGGAGCATTTGGATGAGAATCGAACCTCCGGGTCGGCGAACATCGAGGCGACGGCTGGTAGCGCGGAAAATGAA GATGGCTTCGATCTCGACGATCTTTTACCGATCGTCGGCGAATTCGGCCGTTATCAGAAACAACTTCTCTGGCTCGTGTGCCTTCCGGCGTGTCTCCCATGCGGCTTTTGCGCCTTCAACCAGCTGTTCATGGCCGACACGCCACCCCACTGGTGCAAAGTGCCGGGGTTGGAGAGTCTGGATGTCTCTCGAAGAAGGAGACTCGCGATTCCTACCATTCAG GACGACAATGAAACGTACAGTCAATGCACGCGATACGATATCGATTGGACGGCGGAAAACATTTCCGTGGTGACAACAGCCTCGTTCGTGGCAAATTCATCGTGGCCCGTTGTTCCATGCGATCATGGTTGGGAGTACGAGACGTCGGAAGTGAAATCTTCTATCGTTATCGAT TTTAATCTCGTATGCGATTATGCGATTTATCCAACGATCGGATTAGTCGCTTTAAACACAGGTGGACCAATTGGGGTGTACCTTTTCGGTACATTGAACGACAG AATTGGCAGAAGATTGTCCTTCTTCACGTGTCTGGCCACTTTGATAACCGGTGGATTTTTGACATCCATATCGAACAGCTTCTGGACGTGGGCCGCAACAAGGGTGGTCGTCGGTTTGACCATCCCGGCTATTTATCAAATTccgtttattatat CTTTGGAACTGGTTGGCCCAAATTATCGATCATTCGTGACAGTGATGACTTGCAGTTTCTATACAATGGGATTGTGCATGTTGGCCGGTGTCACGTATTTGATAAGAGATTGGAGAACGTTAGCCGTAGTCACGAGTGCGCCGTTTCTTTTGTACATCCTATACTGGTG GTTCTTGCCAGAGTCACCGAGATGGTTGTTGGCGAAGGGTCGGTTGGGCGAGGCGAACGATATATTGGAACGATTGGCGAAAGTAAATGGAAAAGAGTTGCCACTTTCTTTCACGCAAAAATTACGACAACGAATGATGATGTCACGGTCCAAAagtgaagaagaaagattacGAAGCGGTCCTGGTGTTTTATCACTTTTCAAAACTCCAAATATGCGATTAAAAACGTGCCTGATCACTCTAAATTG gtTCGCGAACAACATGGTTTACGTCGGATTATCGTATTATGGGCCAGCATTGGGTAACGAGGAACACTTGAGCTTCTTCTTCTCATCTCTTGCCGAGATTCCGAGCTACATGGCTTGCTGGGTCGTGATGGATCGATGGGGTCGCCGTTGGCCTCTTTGCCTGTGCATGGTGGTGGCTGGAATCTCGTGCATTACCACAGTTCTTTTGTCACCCG ATGCGGTTGTGACCACGCTAATTCTATTCCTCTTATCGAAATCCGCGATATCGGCCTcctttctaattatatatccgTTCGCCGGTGAACTTTACCCCACGCAATTGCGCGGCGTAGCGATCGGTTTCTCTGCCTACATCAGCGGTCTCGGATTAATAATCATTCCCTTTGTTACGTATCTC GGGAAGGAAAACTTGGTGCTGCCCCTCGTAATTCTTGGCGTCGTATCTGTGATCGGCGGATTGTCCGGCCTGCGTTTGCCCGAGACTCTGCATCATCGATTGCCCCAAACCGTCGAGGAAGGGGAATTGTTCGGGAAGGATTGGACCTGTGCCGATTGTTTTCGTTGCGTACCAACCAA GTTTCGTTTCTTTGGATGGATTGTAGACCTTCGTCGGCGGCTGCGTCTTACGAGGATCTGTCGGCGAGAGAGACGGTGGAGATGCACGAAGTACCCGAGGCGCCGATACCTCAGAGGTTGTTGGAGGATCAGCAAAGACCGAGCGGAGCGAGCGTGCGCCGGCTTGTTAGGCAATCCAGCGTGA
- the LOC410449 gene encoding uncharacterized protein LOC410449 isoform X1 has product MKTQPFHIEVLIVLLLSVIPWPGPSVFKISCPRDRASVVRRIVQKRWMPILKKHQVELPLECPFHESRDIFRPQQKAKHQHRPSQWTCGLCGKSFYAEKHLDAHFDNRHKSNVNTAEDAVCLADYCDIMRCDVLGNRDFESSLVDEEGGHHSTDIQVWKENTEQRTTSVMSCESRPGLSRTYSPVEKGCTISGGGAVTNIQQYCQREDSGALENHRLPGTAYHVEIAGPDNKSNACENEEDEDEEDDEDDEENLVEAALPAVDKKQRRKGLHLRKLKANCKPEELQKLKLQCEVLIRDCIAGLLTNLSVRDFQEIEGELNRAICWYLSCDRYWEDTKRQQRHTPWYLLTIFMVVLFSSIYACYYIIWVLFNSAEEDRLGDGSGSLDYTDGDITATSSSHEQTGSGESRSGGRRKGEPGDENMPISNEEMPDHYIYVTYPPELKQRLLDSCYNRTTRL; this is encoded by the exons ATGAAGACCCAACCCTTTCATATCGAG GTCTTGATAGTGTTACTATTATCGGTAATCCCGTGGCCAGGGCCCAGCGTGTTTAAAATATCATGCCCTCGCGATCGAGCGTCCGTGGTGAGGAGGATAGTGCAGAag AGATGGATGCCAATCCTGAAGAAACATCAAGTGGAATTGCCGCTGGAGTGTCCGTTCCACGAAAGTCGGGACATTTTTCGGCCCCAGCAAAAGGCGAAACATCAGCACAGGCCATCGCAATGGACCTGCGGCCTGTGCGGCAAATCCTTCTACGCGGAGAAACACTTGGATGCCCACTTCGATAACAGACACAAGAGTAACGTTAACAcg GCGGAGGATGCGGTGTGCCTCGCGGATTACTGCGACATCATGAGATGCGATGTGCTCGGGAACAGGGACTTCGAAAGTTCTTTGGTGGACGAGGAGGGTGGCCACCACAGCACCGACATACAAGTGTGGAAAGAGAACACTGAGCAACGTACCACTTCGGTCATGTCCTGCGAGTCGCGGCCCGGTTTATCGAGGACGTATTCTCCGGTGGAGAAGGGTTGCACGATATCCGGGGGCGGTGCTGTGACCAACATTCAGCAATATTGCCAGCGAGAAGACAGCGGCGCCCTGGAGAACCATCGTCTGCCGGGCACGGCGTATCACGTGGAGATCGCTGGCCCCGACAACAAGAGCAACGCCTGCGAGAATGaagaggacgaggacgaggaggacgacgaggacgacgaggaGAATCTCGTCGAGGCTGCTTTGCCAGCCGTGGACAAGAAGCAGAGGCGCAAGGGGTTGCATCTGAGGAAGCTCAAGGCCAACTGCAAACCGGAGGAGCTGCAAAAGCTGAAATTGCAGTGCGAA GTATTGATTCGCGATTGCATCGCCGGTCTTTTGACAAATCTTTCGGTACGAGATTTCCAAGAGATCGaag gAGAGTTGAACCGAGCGATATGCTGGTATCTCAGTTGTGACAGATACTGGGAAGACACGAAGAGGCAACAGAGGCATACACCTTGGTACCTGTTAACCATTTTTATGGTCGTTCTATTCTCGTCGATTTACGCGTGCTACTATATTATTTGGGTGTTATTCAA TTCAGCGGAAGAAGATAGGCTAGGAGATGGGAGCGGAAGTCTAGATTACACGGATGGAGATATCACGGCTACGTCCTCGTCGCATGAACAGACTGGTTCTGGCGAGAGTAGATCCGGGGGGAGAAGGAAGGGCGAGCCAGGGGATGAGAATATGCCCATATCGAACGAAGAGATGCCCGACCATTACATATACGTAACCTATCCACCCGAGCTAAAGCAGCGATTACTGGACAG CTGCTACAACAGAACCACTCGACTCTAG
- the LOC410449 gene encoding uncharacterized protein LOC410449 isoform X2, whose protein sequence is MAKTIRVLIVLLLSVIPWPGPSVFKISCPRDRASVVRRIVQKRWMPILKKHQVELPLECPFHESRDIFRPQQKAKHQHRPSQWTCGLCGKSFYAEKHLDAHFDNRHKSNVNTAEDAVCLADYCDIMRCDVLGNRDFESSLVDEEGGHHSTDIQVWKENTEQRTTSVMSCESRPGLSRTYSPVEKGCTISGGGAVTNIQQYCQREDSGALENHRLPGTAYHVEIAGPDNKSNACENEEDEDEEDDEDDEENLVEAALPAVDKKQRRKGLHLRKLKANCKPEELQKLKLQCEVLIRDCIAGLLTNLSVRDFQEIEGELNRAICWYLSCDRYWEDTKRQQRHTPWYLLTIFMVVLFSSIYACYYIIWVLFNSAEEDRLGDGSGSLDYTDGDITATSSSHEQTGSGESRSGGRRKGEPGDENMPISNEEMPDHYIYVTYPPELKQRLLDSCYNRTTRL, encoded by the exons ATGGCTAAAACGATCAGA GTCTTGATAGTGTTACTATTATCGGTAATCCCGTGGCCAGGGCCCAGCGTGTTTAAAATATCATGCCCTCGCGATCGAGCGTCCGTGGTGAGGAGGATAGTGCAGAag AGATGGATGCCAATCCTGAAGAAACATCAAGTGGAATTGCCGCTGGAGTGTCCGTTCCACGAAAGTCGGGACATTTTTCGGCCCCAGCAAAAGGCGAAACATCAGCACAGGCCATCGCAATGGACCTGCGGCCTGTGCGGCAAATCCTTCTACGCGGAGAAACACTTGGATGCCCACTTCGATAACAGACACAAGAGTAACGTTAACAcg GCGGAGGATGCGGTGTGCCTCGCGGATTACTGCGACATCATGAGATGCGATGTGCTCGGGAACAGGGACTTCGAAAGTTCTTTGGTGGACGAGGAGGGTGGCCACCACAGCACCGACATACAAGTGTGGAAAGAGAACACTGAGCAACGTACCACTTCGGTCATGTCCTGCGAGTCGCGGCCCGGTTTATCGAGGACGTATTCTCCGGTGGAGAAGGGTTGCACGATATCCGGGGGCGGTGCTGTGACCAACATTCAGCAATATTGCCAGCGAGAAGACAGCGGCGCCCTGGAGAACCATCGTCTGCCGGGCACGGCGTATCACGTGGAGATCGCTGGCCCCGACAACAAGAGCAACGCCTGCGAGAATGaagaggacgaggacgaggaggacgacgaggacgacgaggaGAATCTCGTCGAGGCTGCTTTGCCAGCCGTGGACAAGAAGCAGAGGCGCAAGGGGTTGCATCTGAGGAAGCTCAAGGCCAACTGCAAACCGGAGGAGCTGCAAAAGCTGAAATTGCAGTGCGAA GTATTGATTCGCGATTGCATCGCCGGTCTTTTGACAAATCTTTCGGTACGAGATTTCCAAGAGATCGaag gAGAGTTGAACCGAGCGATATGCTGGTATCTCAGTTGTGACAGATACTGGGAAGACACGAAGAGGCAACAGAGGCATACACCTTGGTACCTGTTAACCATTTTTATGGTCGTTCTATTCTCGTCGATTTACGCGTGCTACTATATTATTTGGGTGTTATTCAA TTCAGCGGAAGAAGATAGGCTAGGAGATGGGAGCGGAAGTCTAGATTACACGGATGGAGATATCACGGCTACGTCCTCGTCGCATGAACAGACTGGTTCTGGCGAGAGTAGATCCGGGGGGAGAAGGAAGGGCGAGCCAGGGGATGAGAATATGCCCATATCGAACGAAGAGATGCCCGACCATTACATATACGTAACCTATCCACCCGAGCTAAAGCAGCGATTACTGGACAG CTGCTACAACAGAACCACTCGACTCTAG
- the LOC410449 gene encoding uncharacterized protein LOC410449 isoform X3 — MPILKKHQVELPLECPFHESRDIFRPQQKAKHQHRPSQWTCGLCGKSFYAEKHLDAHFDNRHKSNVNTAEDAVCLADYCDIMRCDVLGNRDFESSLVDEEGGHHSTDIQVWKENTEQRTTSVMSCESRPGLSRTYSPVEKGCTISGGGAVTNIQQYCQREDSGALENHRLPGTAYHVEIAGPDNKSNACENEEDEDEEDDEDDEENLVEAALPAVDKKQRRKGLHLRKLKANCKPEELQKLKLQCEVLIRDCIAGLLTNLSVRDFQEIEGELNRAICWYLSCDRYWEDTKRQQRHTPWYLLTIFMVVLFSSIYACYYIIWVLFNSAEEDRLGDGSGSLDYTDGDITATSSSHEQTGSGESRSGGRRKGEPGDENMPISNEEMPDHYIYVTYPPELKQRLLDSCYNRTTRL; from the exons ATGCCAATCCTGAAGAAACATCAAGTGGAATTGCCGCTGGAGTGTCCGTTCCACGAAAGTCGGGACATTTTTCGGCCCCAGCAAAAGGCGAAACATCAGCACAGGCCATCGCAATGGACCTGCGGCCTGTGCGGCAAATCCTTCTACGCGGAGAAACACTTGGATGCCCACTTCGATAACAGACACAAGAGTAACGTTAACAcg GCGGAGGATGCGGTGTGCCTCGCGGATTACTGCGACATCATGAGATGCGATGTGCTCGGGAACAGGGACTTCGAAAGTTCTTTGGTGGACGAGGAGGGTGGCCACCACAGCACCGACATACAAGTGTGGAAAGAGAACACTGAGCAACGTACCACTTCGGTCATGTCCTGCGAGTCGCGGCCCGGTTTATCGAGGACGTATTCTCCGGTGGAGAAGGGTTGCACGATATCCGGGGGCGGTGCTGTGACCAACATTCAGCAATATTGCCAGCGAGAAGACAGCGGCGCCCTGGAGAACCATCGTCTGCCGGGCACGGCGTATCACGTGGAGATCGCTGGCCCCGACAACAAGAGCAACGCCTGCGAGAATGaagaggacgaggacgaggaggacgacgaggacgacgaggaGAATCTCGTCGAGGCTGCTTTGCCAGCCGTGGACAAGAAGCAGAGGCGCAAGGGGTTGCATCTGAGGAAGCTCAAGGCCAACTGCAAACCGGAGGAGCTGCAAAAGCTGAAATTGCAGTGCGAA GTATTGATTCGCGATTGCATCGCCGGTCTTTTGACAAATCTTTCGGTACGAGATTTCCAAGAGATCGaag gAGAGTTGAACCGAGCGATATGCTGGTATCTCAGTTGTGACAGATACTGGGAAGACACGAAGAGGCAACAGAGGCATACACCTTGGTACCTGTTAACCATTTTTATGGTCGTTCTATTCTCGTCGATTTACGCGTGCTACTATATTATTTGGGTGTTATTCAA TTCAGCGGAAGAAGATAGGCTAGGAGATGGGAGCGGAAGTCTAGATTACACGGATGGAGATATCACGGCTACGTCCTCGTCGCATGAACAGACTGGTTCTGGCGAGAGTAGATCCGGGGGGAGAAGGAAGGGCGAGCCAGGGGATGAGAATATGCCCATATCGAACGAAGAGATGCCCGACCATTACATATACGTAACCTATCCACCCGAGCTAAAGCAGCGATTACTGGACAG CTGCTACAACAGAACCACTCGACTCTAG